The Halomicronema hongdechloris C2206 genome includes a window with the following:
- a CDS encoding CHAT domain-containing protein produces MTTARTLLAEQPSVPLMVQAQIYDVQGQLQFSQGELEAALESWQRSEAAYKQAGDVQRQMLSRIHQVQVFRAKGLYRRVLLTLQELQAFLQDQPDSIAKVQTLQWLGDAFRTNGNLAEAEDILRRSLALAAELNLPEQVAAAQLSLGNLEQSRFVVAFDQRQGRAALDHANAALQAYRAAAAMNTAAIAAQARLNTLALLTSPTIAQWTSALQFYPSVEVSLSQLPPGRPAIYGHVKLADSLITLKQNTQTQTPPWQDIEALLLTAQAQAEDLGDMRSHSFVLGTLGKLYEQRAHWRSAEQFSRQALALSQALRADDISYRWQWQLGRIFKAQGYTQGAIGAYKQAFDSLRTLRNDLVAANPDVRFSFRESVEPVYRDLVDLLLTPVDGTIAHHKAHQSRISQTNLEQARTVMEALRIAELENFFQAACVETTVNIDQAVDQGDPTAAVVYSILLDDRLEVILKLPRQPALVHYASPVPQATLGNTLVQLRRNLQRGSLQGLTEVQTNGQTLYQWLLQPAVEQGYLSPETIKTLLFVLDGPLRLVPMAALHDGRDFLLRTYAMSLMLGLELRDPQPLPEPDDLSVLAAGLTTPPSEEANNYVPLPNVNVELDRIQAAGFSGTFIRDGAFTKATLQRDLMQDDYTIVHLATHGQFSGSRDSTYILAADGRVNIDELGRVFRRHQQSPEDRLELLILSACKTAEGDDRSALGIAGAAVQAGASSTIATLWSVDDEASVYFTETLYQHLGQPGVSRAEALRRAQVALFDRYGGRPRFWAPYVLVGSWR; encoded by the coding sequence TTGACCACAGCGCGTACACTCCTGGCGGAGCAGCCTTCGGTGCCCCTCATGGTCCAGGCCCAGATTTACGATGTGCAGGGGCAATTGCAATTTTCCCAGGGCGAGTTAGAGGCCGCCCTGGAGAGCTGGCAGCGGAGCGAGGCGGCGTATAAACAGGCCGGCGATGTTCAACGGCAGATGCTTAGCCGTATCCATCAAGTTCAAGTCTTTCGGGCTAAAGGGTTGTACCGTCGGGTGCTGCTAACGTTACAGGAATTACAAGCCTTCCTACAGGATCAGCCCGATTCCATCGCCAAGGTCCAAACCCTGCAGTGGTTGGGGGATGCCTTTAGGACCAACGGAAATCTGGCCGAGGCGGAAGATATCCTGCGTCGCAGCCTGGCCCTGGCGGCAGAACTCAACCTCCCTGAGCAGGTGGCGGCAGCCCAGCTGAGTCTGGGCAACCTGGAGCAGAGCCGCTTCGTCGTGGCCTTCGATCAACGGCAAGGGCGGGCAGCCTTAGACCATGCCAATGCTGCGCTGCAAGCCTATCGAGCCGCCGCCGCCATGAATACGGCGGCCATTGCCGCCCAGGCTCGGCTGAATACCCTGGCGCTGTTGACGTCCCCGACCATTGCTCAATGGACATCGGCCCTGCAGTTTTATCCCAGTGTGGAAGTCAGCCTCAGCCAACTCCCCCCTGGCCGTCCGGCCATTTACGGCCATGTCAAGCTGGCCGATAGTTTAATCACCCTGAAGCAAAACACCCAGACTCAGACCCCCCCCTGGCAGGATATCGAGGCCCTGTTGCTGACGGCCCAGGCCCAGGCGGAGGACCTGGGAGACATGCGATCGCACTCCTTTGTCCTGGGCACTCTGGGTAAGCTGTATGAACAGAGAGCCCATTGGCGATCTGCCGAGCAGTTTTCACGGCAGGCCCTGGCCCTGTCTCAAGCCCTGCGAGCCGACGACATCAGCTATCGCTGGCAATGGCAGCTGGGGCGTATCTTCAAGGCCCAGGGATACACCCAGGGAGCCATTGGTGCCTACAAACAGGCCTTTGATTCCCTGCGAACCCTGCGGAATGATCTGGTGGCCGCCAATCCAGACGTACGGTTTTCCTTCCGGGAAAGCGTCGAACCGGTCTATCGAGACCTGGTGGACCTGCTGCTGACCCCCGTCGATGGCACCATTGCCCACCATAAGGCCCACCAGTCCCGGATTAGCCAGACCAATCTAGAACAGGCTCGCACCGTCATGGAAGCCCTACGGATAGCGGAATTGGAAAACTTTTTCCAGGCCGCCTGTGTCGAAACCACCGTCAACATCGATCAGGCCGTCGATCAAGGGGATCCCACGGCCGCCGTGGTTTACTCGATCTTGCTAGACGATCGTCTGGAGGTGATTCTCAAGCTCCCTCGCCAGCCGGCGTTGGTTCACTACGCGTCGCCGGTGCCCCAAGCGACCCTTGGCAACACCCTGGTCCAACTGCGGCGAAATCTACAGCGGGGTTCACTGCAGGGGTTAACCGAGGTTCAAACGAATGGCCAAACGCTTTACCAGTGGCTACTGCAACCGGCGGTCGAGCAGGGCTATCTATCCCCAGAGACGATTAAAACGCTGCTCTTCGTGCTGGATGGGCCATTACGCCTGGTGCCCATGGCCGCCCTCCACGACGGGCGCGACTTTCTCCTGCGCACCTATGCCATGTCACTAATGTTGGGACTGGAATTGCGGGATCCGCAACCACTGCCGGAGCCCGATGACCTGTCTGTTCTAGCGGCCGGTCTCACCACCCCCCCTTCGGAAGAAGCCAATAACTATGTCCCATTGCCCAATGTCAATGTTGAGTTGGACAGAATCCAGGCGGCCGGCTTTTCCGGCACCTTCATCCGAGATGGGGCCTTTACGAAAGCAACTCTGCAACGAGACCTGATGCAAGATGACTACACCATCGTGCACCTAGCGACCCACGGCCAATTCAGTGGTAGCCGCGACAGCACTTATATCCTGGCTGCTGACGGTCGCGTCAATATCGATGAGTTGGGACGTGTCTTCCGTCGGCATCAGCAATCCCCCGAGGACCGCTTGGAACTGCTGATTCTCAGCGCCTGCAAGACGGCTGAAGGGGATGATCGATCGGCCCTAGGCATCGCCGGAGCGG